The following coding sequences are from one Coffea arabica cultivar ET-39 chromosome 11e, Coffea Arabica ET-39 HiFi, whole genome shotgun sequence window:
- the LOC113718343 gene encoding putative calcium-transporting ATPase 13, plasma membrane-type: protein MPSIVDANLSCINLVTRLSKLNKTKKKWGSAFLTIYCSKAFKNVLSCRKSKISPVLSDTVIIDIPEVPPSFCNVDQTTLTKLVKEKSLGQLDQLGGIQGIAASLNTEVQHGLNGDDAEDILRRIEAFGSNTYRKPPKKGFFHFVWEAFQDPTIVILLACAALSLSFGIKENGPKEGWYDGGSIFVAVFLVISVSAISNFRQNRQFEKLSKFSSNIPVEVVRNGRRQQISIFEVVVGDVVRLKIGDQVPADGLLLEGHSLSIDESSMTGESDHLEVNQNQNPFLTSGTKVADGYGQMLVTSVGMSTTWGEMMSSVSQDSNEKTPLQSRLNKLTSAIGKVGLAVASLVLLVLLVRYFTGHTKDANGIKEYNGSKTKADDVINAVVKIIAAAVTIVVVAIPEGLPLAVTVTLAYSMKRMMADQAMVRKLSACETMGSATTICTDKTGTLTLNRMTVTKFWLGKESVEKDSYSSISTNVLKLIREAVSLNTTGSVYRPINLGTEGLEFSGSPTEKAILSWAVMELNMEMERVKQNCSILHVEAFNSQKKRSGVLMKKMVDNSIHVHWKGAAEMILAMCSHYYNLEGEVTLLDHLERKKFEEIIQGMAASSLRCIAFAHKKITEANDASGEIQQTLEDRNLILLGIVGLKDPCRPGVKKAVEDCQYAGVKIKMITGDNVFTARAIATECGILKPDLEANDELVVEGVEFRNYTDEERMEKVDKIVVMARSSPFDKHLMVKCLKEKGHVVAVTGDGTNDAPALKEADIGLSMGIQGTEVAKESSDIVILDDNFASVATVLTWGRCVYSNIQKFIQFQLTVNVAALVINFVAAISAGEVPLTAVQLLWVNLIMDTLGALALATERPAKDLMDKPPVGRTEPLITNIMWRNLMSQALYQIAVLLTLQFKGKSIFGVSEKVNDTLIFNTFVLCQVFNEFNARKLERKNVFEGIHRNKLFLGIIGVTIILQVVMVEFLKRFANTERLNWGQWGACIGIAAASWPIGWIIKCIPVPDRPVFSYLKWNNFC, encoded by the coding sequence ATGCCTTCAATAGTTGATGCAAATTTGTCCTGCATTAACCTGGTTACGCGCCTTAGTAAACTCaacaaaaccaaaaagaaatgggGCTCTGCTTTTCTGACCATATATTGTTCAAAGGCCTTCAAAAATGTTCTTAGTTGTAGAAAGAGCAAGATTTCACCAGTACTTTCAGATACAGTTATCATCGATATTCCTGAAGTTCCTCCCAGCTTTTGCAATGTTGATCAGACAACTCTAACAAAGCTTGTCAAGGAGAAAAGCCTTGGTCAGCTTGACCAATTAGGTGGTATTCAAGGTATAGCTGCTTCTCTCAATACTGAAGTTCAGCATGGATTAAATGGTGATGATGCCGAAGATATTTTACGCAGAATTGAAGCTTTTGGTAGCAACACATATCGTAAGCCTCCCAAAAAGGGATTCTTCCATTTTGTTTGGGAAGCTTTtcaagatcctacaattgtcattCTTTTGGCATGTGCTGCATTATCTCTTAGTTTTGGAATAAAAGAGAATGGTCCAAAAGAAGGATGGTATGATGGTGGAAGTATATTTGTTGCTGTTTTTCTTGTCATTTCTGTTTCAGCTATCAGTAATTTTAGGCAGAACAGGCAATTTGAGAAGCTTTCCAAGTTCAGCAGCAATATCCCAGTTGAAGTTGTGAGAAATGGCAGGAGACAGCAAATTTCAATCTTTGAAGTTGTTGTTGGAGATGTTGTTCGCTTGAAGATTGGTGATCAGGTACCTGCTGATGGATTACTCTTGGAGGGGCATTCCTTAAGCATTGATGAATCAAGCATGACTGGAGAAAGTGATCATCTAGAAGTTAATCAAAACCAGAATCCATTCTTGACTTCTGGTACCAAAGTAGCTGATGGATATGGTCAGATGCTTGTTACTTCTGTTGGAATGAGCACAACTTGGGGGGAAATGATGAGCTCTGTTAGCCAGGACTCCAATGAGAAAACTCCTCTTCAATCGCGCCTAAATAAGCTAACTTCAGCAATTGGTAAAGTTGGTTTAGCGGTTGCTTCCTTAGTTCTTTTGGTGCTATTAGTTCGCTACTTCACAGGTCATACAAAGGACGCGAATGGAATTAAGGAGTACAATGGCAGCAAAACGAAGGCTGATGACGTGATCAATGCTGTGGTGAAAATTATTGCTGCAGCCGTAACAATTGTAGTTGTTGCAATTCCAGAAGGTTTGCCTCTGGCTGTAACAGTTACACTTGCTTATTCTATGAAGAGAATGATGGCTGATCAAGCAATGGTGAGAAAGCTTTCTGCTTGTGAAACAATGGGGTCTGCTACAACCATCTGTACAGACAAAACAGGTACTCTTACTCTAAATAGAATGACAGTAACAAAATTTTGGCTGGGCAAGGAATCAGTAGAGAAAGATAGCTACAGCTCTATCTCAACCAATGTTCTGAAATTGATTCGTGAAGCGGTGAGCCTAAACACCACAGGAAGTGTTTATAGGCCGATTAATTTAGGAACTGAGGGCCTCGAGTTCTCTGGAAGTCCTACTGAGAAAGCAATTCTGTCTTGGGCTGTCATGGAACTAAATATGGAGATGGAGAGAGTAAAACAGAATTGCTCCATTCTTCATGTGGAAGCATTCAATTCACAGAAGAAAAGAAGTGGAGTGTTGATGAAGAAAATGGTGGATAACTCGATTCATGTCCACTGGAAAGGAGCTGCTGAAATGATACTAGCAATGTGCTCGCATTATTACAACCTTGAAGGAGAAGTCACATTACTTGATCATCTTGAGAGgaagaaatttgaagaaataatACAGGGCATGGCTGCCAGCAGTCTGAGATGCATTGCATTTGCTCACAAGAAAATAACAGAAGCCAATGATGCCAGTGGCGAAATACAGCAAACATTAGAAGACAGAAACTTGATCCTTTTGGGGATTGTAGGCCTAAAGGATCCCTGTCGCCCCGGTGTGAAGAAAGCTGTGGAAGATTGTCAATATGCTGGTGTGAAGATCAAAATGATCACTGGCGACAATGTCTTCACTGCAAGAGCAATAGCCACTGAATGTGGGATACTTAAGCCTGATCTTGAGGCTAACGATGAATTGGTGGTAGAAGGTGTCGAATTTCGCAACTACACAGATGAGGAACGGATGGAAAAAGTTGATAAAATTGTTGTAATGGCGAGATCGTCTCCTTTTGACAAGCATCTCATGGTCAAATGCTTAAAAGAGAAAGGTCATGTTGTAGCGGTGACTGGAGATGGAACAAACGACGCGCCAGCATTGAAGGAAGCTGATATAGGACTTTCTATGGGGATTCAGGGCACTGAAGTTGCCAAGGAGAGTTCAGATATTGTCATTTTGGATGACAATTTTGCTTCTGTTGCCACAGTGCTTACATGGGGAAGGTGTGTGTACAGCAATATCCAGAAATTTATTCAGTTCCAACTCACAGTGAATGTGGCAGCTCTAGTGATCAACTTTGTAGCAGCAATTTCAGCTGGAGAAGTACCATTAACAGCAGTTCAACTCCTGTGGGTAAATCTCATCATGGATACTCTTGGAGCCTTAGCACTAGCAACAGAAAGACCAGCAAAGGATCTCATGGACAAGCCTCCAGTGGGGCGTACTGAACCCCTCATCACCAACATCATGTGGAGGAACTTAATGTCTCAAGCCTTGTATCAGATAGCAGTTTTGTTGACATTACAGTTCAAAGGAAAATCAATCTTTGGCGTCAGCGAAAAGGTAAACGATACGTTGATCTTCAACACTTTTGTTCTTTGCCAAGTGTTCAATGAGTTCAATGCAAGGAAACTTGAGAGGAAGAATGTGTTCGAGGGGATACACAGGAACAAGTTGTTCTTGGGAATTATTGGAGTAACAATTATTCTTCAAGTGGTGATGGTGGAATTTTTGAAGAGATTTGCTAATACGGAGAGGTTGAATTGGGGGCAATGGGGAGCTTGTATAGGAATTGCAGCTGCATCCTGGCCAATTGGCTGGATTATTAAGTGCATACCTGTTCCGGACAGACCAGTGTTCAGTTATCTCAAGTGGAACAACTTCTGTTGA